In a genomic window of Thermodesulfobacteriota bacterium:
- a CDS encoding radical SAM protein, with translation MTAGSRNHLLPVRLADGLLVEAVFYGTGTLCLSTQAGCAMGCPFCAAGRGGFARNLSQEELAAQVSAARQRGYEPARLTLSGMGEPLANPAAVIPFLVEQHRQGLPVSLTTTGRPLSQLAAFLRLPHNGLMLSMHSADAVTHRRLVPAGPDFAALWDLLAACWPLLSRRQRRRLGASYLLLAGVNDRDQDLVALKDRLQPFRELTVHLLLPNPVPASPFRPSPASVVAHWHQALRGRGIHVRRANCWRRERTGGCGTLFLRERPAAVLEKAQEGQDQPSSATDTRAQVESLPRHPPAPG, from the coding sequence ATGACGGCCGGCTCCCGCAACCACCTCCTGCCGGTGCGCCTGGCCGATGGTCTCCTGGTGGAGGCGGTGTTCTACGGCACCGGCACCCTTTGCCTGTCCACCCAGGCCGGCTGCGCCATGGGGTGTCCGTTCTGCGCTGCTGGCCGCGGCGGCTTCGCCCGCAACCTCAGCCAGGAGGAGCTGGCCGCCCAGGTCAGCGCCGCCCGGCAGCGAGGATATGAGCCGGCCAGGCTCACCCTCTCCGGCATGGGCGAGCCCCTGGCCAACCCGGCGGCGGTGATCCCCTTTCTGGTGGAACAGCACCGCCAAGGCCTGCCGGTCTCCCTCACCACCACCGGCCGGCCCCTGTCCCAGCTGGCTGCCTTCCTGCGCCTGCCTCACAACGGCCTCATGCTGTCGATGCACAGCGCCGATGCGGTCACCCACCGCCGGCTGGTGCCGGCTGGCCCGGACTTCGCAGCCTTGTGGGATCTGCTCGCCGCCTGCTGGCCTCTCCTTTCCCGCCGCCAGCGCCGCCGGCTGGGGGCGAGCTATCTCCTGCTGGCCGGGGTCAACGACCGGGACCAGGATCTGGTCGCTCTGAAGGACCGGCTGCAGCCCTTCAGGGAGCTGACCGTCCACCTGCTCCTGCCCAATCCGGTGCCTGCCAGCCCCTTCCGGCCGTCGCCTGCCTCGGTGGTGGCCCACTGGCACCAGGCTCTCCGGGGACGGGGCATCCATGTCCGCCGGGCCAATTGCTGGCGTCGGGAGCGGACCGGTGGCTGCGGCACCCTCTTTCTCCGGGAGCGGCCGGCGGCGGTCCTGGAGAAAGCGCAGGAGGGCCAGGATCAGCCCAGCTCGGCCACGGACACGAGGGCGCAGGTGGAAAGCTTGCCCAGGCACCCGCCAGCACCGGGGTGA